One Pochonia chlamydosporia 170 chromosome 5, whole genome shotgun sequence DNA segment encodes these proteins:
- a CDS encoding exonuclease Kem1 (similar to Coccidioides immitis RS XP_001242618.1), with protein MGVPKFFRWLSERYPAISQLIAENRIPEFDCLYLDMNGIIHNCTHKDAGEDVSFRLSEEEMFIRIFNYIEHLFGKIKPKQLFFMAIDGVAPRAKMNQQRARRFRTALDVEKAREKAIKEGVEMPKEEPFDSNCITPGTEFMAKLSQQLRYFVNKKVSEDADWQGCEIVLSGHEVPGEGEHKIMEYIRNAKAQPGYNPNVRHCLYGLDADLIMLGLLSHDPHFCLLREEVTFGRASKAKSKELEHQNFYLLHLCIVREYLEMEFQALHQEGTLSFPFDLERVIDDFILMAFFVGNDFLPNLPGLHINEGALANMFKIYKTVLPTCDGYINENGVINMPRLDKLLTELSKLELVSFENDISDEKWFASKQMEKKLEAQNGTRNKNPRTGQLVITSSQRDLWKSKIRPFVSKRSDGTLDLGKDLKAADRKFVQDIADAMHLDWATKEDGNGDRHLILSFPARPGGGKDEDDDDDEDEEEGNLAAFRVIKSYDKALVVDVTSDEAQQQYEKLYNDKYAGWKTKYYLQKFPEWAPEKYQNEQTDLCQNYVQGLQWVLFYYYKGIASWPWFYGYHYAPLISDVAKGLGADLNFKKGQPFKPYEQLMGVLPDRSKKIVPKVYHDLMTNPNSPIIDFYPRDFELDMNGKKMDWEAVVKIPFIDEKRLLDAMATKNDLLEDDEKARNGFGVPIKFTYSTDVNFTYPSPLPGIFPEVQNCRCIENIFDLPDIEGLEYVSGLTTGALVKVEALAGFPTLHTLPYTAQLIEGYGINVFQQESRNPSIVVTLTDTKQRTSIEAFKAKLGQRCYVGYPFLQEAKIMKVQDELFSYELAENGQDIVAKDHTNRDASDFAREAEFLESWHAKRLGVTIGQVECLVHVHMLRGLIKTEEGSLIKEYAENPSVRSVYASQTIVDEVVNEDERFIEKEALPIEEEFPLGTRAFFLGEYAYGRPLEVTGHIKGKTEVIVSRPKNKEPEFSKKIIHQAERTNPYTPSFAVAKQLGVHPLVLSKITSSYQVSTAAGLKLNLGLNLKFEGRKLKVLGYSRKSHTGWEFSSLAVKLIADYMVAFPDFFAAIQKEPQRNDTCETDLWNDPAMASQRVKDVVAWLKKQETSKFERVPLEAEQLDSEVVMALAAAGEQVFQSSQDIDIKKLKGVPRAAILKPSDAELVLGNQNFGLGDRVTFVASAGKVPIATRGTVAGISRTATALLLDVVWDTSFMSGTTLGERAPMFRGQTVPSSSVLNTSDKQVISASSKSQQKQATSTMSTGFYGSVGVPQYKDSPAPAPLRGGWRGALNGSGHSTPGRNSPSRGSPGRGRGSPSFGPQRGGNNNGTAPNLLHSTLVYREGSNAAPPAQATNGTNGTNGRGGGRGRGRGSYQGAPSAQSSAEQQGKYSNIPPPAALDNNRGGRGRGRGRGRGGPTRARGGNGRGGSASPAES; from the exons ATGGG TGTTCCCAAGTTCTTTCGATGGCTCTCGGAGCGATATCCTGCCATTTCCCAGCTCATCGCTGAAAATAGGATACCCGAGTTCGATTGCCTCTAT CTTGATATGAACGGTATCATTCACAACTGCACCCACAAAGACGCTGGAGAAGATGTTTCATTTCGCCTCAGCGAAGAAGAAATGTTCATCAGAATCTTTAACTACATTGAGCATTTGTTTGGCAAAATAAAACCTAAgcagctcttcttcatggctATCGATGGTGTTGCACCAAGAGCTAAAATGAATCAACAACGCGCTCGTCGTTTCCGAACTGCTCTCGATGTCGAGAAAGCTCGCGAGAAGGCCATCAAAGAAGGTGTTGAGATGCCCAAGGAGGAACCGTTCGATAGCAACTGCATCACGCCAG GAACTGAATTCATGGCGAAGCTATCGCAACAACTACGTTACTTTGTGAACAAAAAGGTATCAGAAGATGCCGACTGGCAAGGATGCGAAATCGTCCTTTCTGGCCACGAGGTTCCTGGCGAAGGAGAGCACAAAATCATGGAGTATATTCGAAACGCGAAGGCACAGCCCGGCTACAACCCCAATGTGCGACACTGCCTCTACGGCTTGGATGCGGACTTGATCATGTTGGGGCTCCTCAGCCACGACCCCCATTTCTGCCTTCTCCGAGAGGAAGTCACATTCGGAAGAGCTTCGAAAGCTAAATCGAAGGAGCTTGAGCACCAAAACTTTTACCTCCTTCACCTGTGCATTGTCCGGGAATACCTGGAAATGGAGTTTCAGGCACTGCATCAAGAAGGAACATTGAGTTTTCCATTTGACCTCGAAAGAGTTATCGATGACTTCATTTTGATGGCATTTTTTGTTGGAAACGATTTCTTGCCCAATCTCCCTGGTCTTCATATCAATGAAGGCGCGCTGGCAAATATGTTCAAAATCTACAAGACAGTGCTGCCTACTTGCGACGGATACATCAACGAGAACGGTGTTATCAACATGCCTCGACTGGATAAGTTGTTGACGGAGCTGAGCAAACTGGAACTGGTGTCGTTTGAGAATGACATCTCAGATGAAAAGTGGTTTGCGTCAAAGCagatggaaaagaagctTGAAGCTCAGAACGGTACCCGCAACAAGAATCCAAGGACAGGGCAGCTCGTCATCACTTCGTCTCAACGCGATCTCTGGAAGTCGAAAATCCGCCCCTTCGTGTCCAAACGATCTGACGGCACCTTGGATCTAGGAAAAGATCTCAAGGCAGCTGATCGTAAGTTTGTTCAAGACATTGCTGATGCGATGCACTTGGACTGGGCGACAAAGGAGGATGGGAACGGTGACCGCCATCTTATTTTGTCGTTTCCTGCAAGACCAGGTGGTGgcaaggacgaagacgacgacgacgacgaagatgaagaggaaggaaACCTGGCAGCCTTCCGTGTCATCAAATCTTACGACAAGGCTTTAGTTGTTGACGTGACATCAGATGAGGCACAACAGCAGTATGAGAAGCTCTACAATGACAAGTATGCTGGTTGGAAGACAAAGTACTACTTGCAAAAGTTCCCCGAGTGGGCCCCCGAGAAATACCAGAACGAGCAGACCGATTTGTGTCAAAACTATGTTCAGGGTCTGCAATGGGTGCTTTTCTACTACTACAAGGGTATTgcgtcatggccatggttctATGGTTATCATTATGCGCCTCTAATTTCTG ATGTTGCCAAGGGTCTTGGTGCCGACCTCAACTTTAAAAAGGGCCAGCCTTTCAAACCTTATGAACAGCTTATGGGTGTTTTGCCAGACCGAAGTAAGAAGATTGTACCAAAAGTGTATCACGACCTCATGACGAACCCAAACTCGCCAATTATTGACTTCTATCCTCGCGATTTCGAGCTGGATATGAATGGTAAGAAGATGGACTGGGAAGCTGTGGTGAAGATCCCCTTCATCGACGAGAAACGACTGCTTgacgccatggccaccaaaaaCGACTtgctggaggatgatgaaaaggCACGCAATGGATTTGGTGTTCCGATCAAGTTTACATACTCCACAGACGTCAACTTTACGTACCCCTCTCCTCTCCCTGGAATATTTCCCGAAGTTCAAAACTGCCGCTGCATTGAGAATATTTTTGATCTGCCTGATATCGAAGGCTTGGAATATGTTTCGGGTCTAACAACCGGAGCCTTGGTGAAGGTTGAAGCTTTGGCTGGATTTCCGACACTGCACACACTGCCCTACACTGCCCAGCTCATTGAAGGCTACGGCATCAATGTCTTTCAGCAGGAGAGCAGAAACCCAAGTATTGTCGTGACGCTGACTGATACAAAACAACGCACGAGTATCGAGGCTTTCAAGGCTAAGCTTGGTCAGCGATGCTATGTTGGCTACCCTTTCCTCCAGGAAGCTAAGATAATGAAGGTGCAAGATGAGCTCTTTTCATACGAACTTGCtgaaaatggccaagatATTGTCGCCAAGGATCACACAAACAGGGACGCTTCAGACTTTGCCAGGGAAGCTGAATTTTTGGAGAGTTGGCACGCAAAGCGTTTGGGCGTAACCATTGGACAAGTGGAATGTTTAGTTCATGTTCACATGCTCAGGGGCCTCATCAAAACGGAAGAGGGTTCGCTGATCAAGGAATATGCCGAAAACCCTAGCGTTCGCAGCGTTTATGCATCTCAGACCATTGTCGACGAGGTCGTCAACGAAGACGAACGATTCATTGAGAAAGAAGCTCTTCCCATCGAAGAAGAGTTCCCCTTGGGTACAAGAGCATTTTTCCTTGGGGAGTATGCCTACGGTCGTCCGCTGGAGGTTACTGGACATATTAAGGGCAAGACAGAAGTCATCGTTTCCAGACCCAAGAATAAGGAGCCCGAGTTTTCGAAGAAGATTATACACCAAGCTGAACGTACCAATCCGTACACCCCGTCCTTTGCCGTGGCAAAACAATTGGGAGTTCACCCATTGGTTCTGAGCAAGATCACATCATCCTATCAGGTTAGCACCGCTGCGGGATTGAAGCTGAACCTGGGCCTGAACCTCAAATTTGAGGGTCGTAAACTCAAAGTGCTGGGCTATTCACGAAAGTCACACACTGGATGGGAGTTTAGTTCTCTGGCTGTGAAGCTTATTGCTGACTACATGGTCGCGTTTCCCGACTTCTTTGCCGCCATCCAAAAAGAGCCGCAGAGAAACGACACGTGTGAAACGGACCTTTGGAACGATCCTGCAATGGCTTCTCAGCGCGTCAAGGACGTTGTTgcttggctgaagaagcaggaGACGAGCAAGTTTGAGCGAGTGCCTCTTGAGGCAGAGCAGCTCGATTCGGAAGTTGTCATGGCATTGGCTGCGGCTGGCGAGCAAGTGTTCCAATCCTCTCAGGATATCGAcatcaagaagctgaaggGCGTGCCACGTGCGGCGATTTTGAAACCATCCGATGCAGAGTTGGTGCTGGGTAACCAAAACTTTGGTCTGGGTGATCGTGTGACATTTGTTGCTTCTGCAGGAAAGGTCCCGATTGCTACTCGAGGAACAGTTGCGGGTATCAGTAGAACTGCCACGGCTTTGCTCCTCGATGTTGTATGGGACACATCATTCATGAGTGGTACGACTTTGGGCGAACGAGCTCCTATGTTCCGTGGTCAGACGGTACCATCCTCGTCCGTTCTGAACACGTCTGACAAGCAAGTTATCTCTGCGTCGAGCAAGTCGCAGCAGAAACAGGCCACGTCCACCATGTCGACAGGCTTTTACGGATCTGTTGGCGTTCCCCAATACAAGGACTCACCAGCCCCCGCTCCTTTACGTGGCGGCTGGCGCGGTGCTCTTAATGGTAGTGGCCATAGCACTCCTGGCCGCAATTCTCCTAGCAGAGGCTCGCCTGGTCGAGGCCGTGGCAGCCCCAGCTTTGGCCCGCAACGTGgtggcaacaacaacggcacCGCACCAAACTTACTTCATAGCACGCTGGTGTATCGTGAAGGCTCCAATGCTGCACCTCCTGCACAAGCTaccaatggcaccaatggcaccaatggcCGTGGTGGCGGTCGTGGCAGAGGTCGTGGCAGCTACCAAGGAGCACCTAGTGCACAGTCTAGCGCGGAGCAGCAAGGTAAATACAGCAATATTCCACCTCCGGCTGCTCTGGACAACAACCGCGGAGGACGAGGTCGTGGCCGTGGGAGAGGTCGCGGTGGGCCTACCAGGGCAAGAGGAGGTAATGGCAGGGGAGGAAGTGCTTCCCCGGCCGAGAGCTAA
- a CDS encoding RNA binding protein (similar to Coccidioides immitis RS XP_001242536.1): MSSQQVSQLNVDRYVVIHVATTCDEHGVYVTKDSAEVIELGWILLDANTLDEITHESVLVKPVNTPITPLCTSLTTLTWEHVRNAGTFRDAISRFDTFATEYLTSKNLDFVFVTLDAWDLRVQLPREARDKAVVLPPYLQHSRTFDLRTEYQRWQQHHPESLPFGPSMLSNICAALEVEPVQSSAPIKHNLPFHLQALAPASPRRAMEEAITLARVLRGLIRKSQPPQEHPDVLTRPMDARADVRAFLSERSKVLHMSGLPHDTTQSELESWFTQFGGRPIAFWTLRTPEQHKPTGTGFAVFSSHEEAAESLCMNGRALNEKAIEVSPSSSRVLDRAQDILTPFPPSKNRPRPGDWTCPSCGFSNFQRRTACFRCSFPAAGSGPSGGEAAGGYGYGGGYGPPAMMPPPPHGGHHGPMGHGGRMGGGGVVPFRAGDWKCGNEVCGYHNFAKNVCCLRCGASRAGAAVVADSGYPSPMDNSSQYSMSQGSMAGTPGPGPFNSGNSFGSGAGYNQHFGGPPSHFLPAGIGGGAGGYPSSMNNQSFATTPGSHSAGPFDSRAAEAAFQSASNGPASAGSGPANNFYNNNNNGENDPFAFLSSGIGGLSVSGNDARQNGGGAPPSKSPA, translated from the exons ATGTCTTCTCAGCAGGTTTCTCAACTCAACGTTGATCGCTATGTTGTCATCCATGTTGCTACAACTTGCGATGAGCACGGTGTCTATGTGACCAAAGACTCCGCTGAAGTCATTGAGCTTGGATGGattcttcttgatgccaaCACGCTGGATGAG ATCACACACGAAAGTGTGCTTGTCAAGCCCGTCAATACCCCAATCACCCCCCTTTGCA CGAGTCTGACCACTCTCACCTGGGAACATGTTCGAAACGCGGGAACCTTTAGAGACGCCATCTCTCGATTCGACACTTTTGCCACAGAGTATTTGACTTCCAAGAACCTCGATTTTGTTTTTGTGACGCTTGATGCTTGGGATCTTCGTGTTCAACTTCCCCGAGAGGCTCGCGATAAGGCCGTTGTCCTACCCCCTTATCTCCAGCACTCCCGCACATTCGACCTCCGCACTGAATATCAGcgatggcagcaacaccacccaGAATCTCTGCCCTTCGGCCCGTCGATGCTCTCCAATATCTGTGCTGCTCTCGAAGTCGAGCCTGTTCAATCTAGTGCCCCGATCAAGCACAACCTTCCATTCCACTTGCAGGCTCTCGCCcctgcttctcctcgccGCGCCATGGAAGAGGCCATCACCCTTGCTCGTGTTCTCCGTGGCCTGATTCGCAAGTCACAGCCTCCCCAGGAGCACCCCGATGTTCTGACGAGGCCCATGGATGCTAGGGCTGATGTCCGGGCTTTCCTTTCTGAGAGAAGCAAGGTCCTCCATATGTCTGGACTTCCACATGATACCACTCAGTCAGAGCTTGAGAGTTGGTTCACTCAGTTTGGTGGCCGTCCCATTGCATTTTGGACTCTCCGTACTCCGGAGCAACATAAGCCCACCGGCACCGGCTTTGCTGTTTTCTCTTCCCACGAAGAG GCTGCCGAGAGCTTGTGCATGAACGGCCGAGCATTGAATGAAAAGGCCATCGAAGTTTCTCCCTCGTCCAGCCGTGTTCTTGACCGGGCCCAAGATATTCTCACTCCGTTCCCTCCCAGCAAGAACCGCCCCCGACCTGGCGACTGGACCTGCCCTTCGTGCGGCTTCTCTAACTTCCAGCGCCGAACTGCTTGTTTCCGATGTTCGTTCCCTGCTGCCGGCAGTGGACCAAGTGGTGGTGAAGCGGCCGGTGGCTATGGCTATGGCGGTGGTTACGGGCCTccggccatgatgccaccaccacctcatGGTGGCCATCACGGTCCGATGGGCCATGGTGGCCGTatgggcggtggtggtgtcgtTCCTTTCCGAGCTGGTGACTGGAAGTGCGGTAACGAGGTCTGTGGGTATCATAACTTCGCCAAGAATGTTTGCTGCCTGCGTTGTGGTGCCAGCAGAGCAGGCgcggctgttgttgctgacTCCGGCTACCCTTCCCCAATGGACAACTCTTCTCAATACAGCATGAGCCAGGGTTCGATGGCTGGCACTCCAGGTCCGGGTCCTTTCAACTCTGGCAACTCCTTTGGTTCTGGGGCCGGGTACAATCAGCATTTTGGGGGCCCTCCCAGCCACTTTCTCCCCGCGGGCATCGGCGGTGGTGCAGGTGGTTATCCAAGCTCCATGAACAACCAGAGTTTTGCCACGACTCCTGGATCTCACTCTGCTGGCCCCTTTGACAGCCGAGCTGCCGAAGCGGCTTTCCAGTCTGCGTCCAATGGGCCCGCTTCTGCCGGGTCTGGGCCTGCAAACAACTTttacaacaacaacaataacGGCGAGAACGATCCCTTCGCATTCCTTTCAAGCGGCATTGGTGGGCTTTCTGTTAGCGGTAACGATGCTCGACAGAACGGCGGTGGTGCTCCTCCAAGCAAGTCGCCTGCTTAA
- a CDS encoding chromatin assembly factor 1 subunit C (similar to Aspergillus terreus NIH2624 XP_001217915.1), whose product MPPAQVSDPDVDVEMNHEEDDDQVERLINEEYKTWKKNSPFLYDMILGTALTWPTLTVQWFPDVKEPEGKNYRMHRLLLGTHTSDESTNFLQIADVQIPKAVTPNPANYDEERGEIGGYGNSSDVAAIKCDIVQKIEHPGEVNKARYQPQNPDIIATLCVDGKILIFDRTKHPLQPTTLGKVNAQIELVGHKSEGFGLAWNPHEAGCLASGSEDKTMCLWDLKTLEAESKILKPSRRYTHHTQVVNDVQYHPISKNFIGSVSDDQTLQIVDIRHDNTSTAALVARRGHLDAINALAFNPNSEVLVATASADKTVGIWDLRNVKEKVHTLEGHNDAVTSLSWHPSEAGILGSGSYDRRIIFWDLSRVGEEQLPDDQDDGPPELLFMHGGHTNHLADFSWNPNEPWLVASAAEDNLLQIWKVAESIVGKDDGELPVDELDR is encoded by the exons ATGCCTCCAGCTCAGGTATCCGATCCCGACGTTGATG TTGAAATGAACcatgaagaggatgatgatcAGGTTGAGCGCCTCATCAACGAAG AGTATAAGACATGGAAGAAAAACAGCCCCTTTCTATACGATATGATTCTGGG GACGGCCTTGACGTGGCCAACTCTGACTGTCCAGTGGTTCCCGGACGTCAAGGAACCAGAGGGCAAGAACTACCGCATGCACCGCCTGCTCCTTGGCACGCATACGTCCGACGAGAGTACAAATTTCCTGCAGATTGCCGATGTTCAAATCCCCAAAGCTGTCACGCCGAACCCGGCCAATTACGATGAGGAGCGAGGCGAAATTGGTGGCTATGGAAACTCTAGCGACGTTGCTGCCATCAAATGCGACATTGTCCAGAAGATTGAGCATCCCGGTGAGGTAAACAAGGCTAGGTATCAGCCTCAAAACCCAGATATCATCGCCACGCTTTGTGTCGATGGCAAGATCCTCATCTTTGACCGCACCAAGCACCCTCTTCAGCCAACCACTCTTGGCAAGGTGAATGCCCAGATTGAGCTGGTTGGTCACAAGTCGGAAGGGTTCGGCCTCGCCTGGAATCCCCACGAGGCTGGATGCCTAGCTTCCGGAAGTGAAGACAAGACAATGTGCCTATG GGACTTGAAAACGCTCGAGGCCGAATCCAAAATTCTCAAGCCGTCGCGCAGATACACTCACCATACACAGGTTGTCAATGATGTGCAATATCATCCCATCTCGAAGAATTTCATTGGGTCTGTTAGTGACGACCAAACACTTCAAATTGTTGATATCAGACATGACAACACATCTACGGCAGCTCTCGTTGCTAGACGCGGCCATCTCGATGCAATTAATGCCCTTGCTTTCAACCCTAATTCAGAAGTCCTTGTTGCTACCGCCTCTGCAGACAAGACTGTTGGCATCTGGGATCTAAGAAACGTCAAAGAGAAGGTTCACACCCTCGAGGGACACAATGATGCCGTGACGAGCTTATCATGGCACCCAAGTGAGGCTGGAATCTTGGGTAGTGGTAGCTACGACAGGAGAATCATATTTTGGGATCTCTCTCGCGTGGGAGAAGAGCAACTGCCTGATGACCAAGATGACGGACCCCCAGAACT GCTCTTCATGCACGGCGGACATACCAATCACCTTGCCGACTTCAGCTGGAACCCCAACGAGCCATGGCTAGTTGCCAGTGCCGCCGAGGACAATCTGCTGCAAATCTGGAAGGTCGCAGAGTCTATTGTCGGCAAGGATGACGGCGAGTTGCCTGTCGATGAGCTTGACCGATAG
- a CDS encoding microsomal signal peptidase subunit (similar to Metarhizium robertsii ARSEF 23 XP_007825342.1) yields MHSSFTRIQNVFGFFTTVACVLAGFIAATDLIAARHPSGTLIPTNIQVVKGRPHYYSSKKEEYAIIKFSLDADLSTLFTWNTKQLFVYVTADWPAAEGQNVTNSAVIWDSIITNPSADHLQNIGPIAMKKLKRSAEGKKIDPSRGLLKLKNQRPKYQITHPTGKIASAKDVTLKLHYNVQPWVGLLTWNMDKAFGWWHPMVKGVSAKFELPAIKTKDAKKPKKA; encoded by the exons ATGCACTCCTCCTTCACCCGCATCCAAAATgtctttggcttcttcacAACCGTAGCCTGCGTTCTCGCCGGCTTCATCGCCGCAACCGACCTCATCGCTGCTCGGCACCCCAGCGGCACTCTCATCCCAACCAATATCCAAGT AGTCAAGGGCCGTCCTCACTACTacagcagcaaaaaggaagaatacGCCATCATCAAGTTCTCCCTCGACGCCGACCTATCAACACTATTCACATGGAACACGAAACAACTCTTCGTCTACGTTACGGCCGACTGGCCCGCCGCCGAGGGCCAAAACGTCACAAACTCCGCCGTCATCTGggacagcatcatcacaaACCCCAGCGCAGACCACCTGCAGAACATTGGACCCATtgccatgaagaagctcaagcgTAGCGCGGAAGGCAAAAAGATTGACCCTAGTCG CGGtcttctcaagctcaagaacCAGAGACCGAAATACCAAATTACCCATCCGActggcaagattgccagCGCCAAAGACGTTACCCTGAAGCTACACTACAATGTGCAGCCGTGGGTCGGTCTTCTTACCTGGAATATGGACAAGGCATTCGGTTGGTGGCATCCCATGGTGAAGGGCGTGAGCGCCAAGTTTGAGTTGCCGGCGATAAAGACCAAGGACGCGAAGAAACCCAAGAAGGCTTAA
- a CDS encoding histidine kinase group protein (similar to Beauveria bassiana ARSEF 2860 XP_008595996.1), which produces MSLPFNPNRIKRNARAYGFNTQEAAIFTHIALDQLRDLNSSSTEPVTLERIAQAIKQYATNEVEREKAIKAEVRDRGISILDDMEADLLEMGNGVYEYNEKKDPEPRVVEEEADGQTTKRFKFDDDGLEQYFGRDDPYNSQRESAPLSLKHYNQDLITAMCSRVELAVELGKHLAPEDMVNLYATSRTFHNALNEHMLSSIRMWIDHRAPEAGKVFQFRLYRRYLVTDPAGRTWHEQCRGSDVARTNPRLMTQIRSIPGLRYLQLVLGRDRCCRQILGIMARNGFLMPKSMHGTLLRLWLLMDVPTSGQRQAFMRNKEIWSNEHIYNAQMFFMKLLMAFNDPTYGPGGFELLHLILGQKGLYPLWQLLMRKKFTTLSEIIDLQVRYQFDAPPELVANPDGEQTTIHGVPLHEVGVGHYEGWGLGDNHLLRPDELIPIEGTARTLHLEDHLMYMMMWGYCDTLTGENIVPTEEELYISDEENTLKHMDTSYHWRKKHALKKKFFHLSEEEKEKILDDDEDDRLRALAWTGEVSEYDCDGENQLYTLDEEIDRGFIVRPPRNDGNKVRVPKKNDKQGWEEFVNAALTTVVPEISGDQELRAQAWHNYHKEHTDGDWDWEAWLDQEQADKARPRDDSEEAETIVLEDEEMHDDESVDEYETEDGGAYDDEQGDPLLRELSAYLNGHGVEPSESLKRLLGNYA; this is translated from the coding sequence ATGAGTCTCCCATTCAATCCCAACCGCATCAAGCGCAACGCCCGCGCCTATGGCTTCAACACCCAAGAAGCCGCTATATTCACTCACATTGCACTCGACCAACTACGAGATCTCAACTCATCTTCCACCGAGCCCGTCACCCTGGAAAGAATAGCACAGGCGATCAAGCAATATGCCACCAATGAGGTTGAGCGCGAAAAAGCCATCAAGGCTGAAGTTCGAGACCGCggcatctccatcctcgacgacatggaggcGGACCTGTTGGAGATGGGAAACGGAGTATACGAATATAATGAAAAGAAGGATCCCGAGCCGAGAGTagtggaagaagaggctgacggccaaaccaccaagcggttcaagtttgacgacgacggcctAGAGCAGTACTTTGGCAGAGACGACCCGTACAATAGTCAGCGAGAATCCGCTCCCCTTAGCCTCAAGCACTATAATCAGGATCTTATCACCGCCATGTGTTCTCGCGTCGAACTGGCTGTTGAGCTGGGCAAGCACCTCGCCCCTGAGGACATGGTCAATCTATACGCTACGAGCCGCACGTTTCATAATGCCCTTAATGAGCATATGCTTTCCAGTATACGTATGTGGATTGACCACAGGGCCCCAGAAGCGGGCAAGGTATTCCAGTTCCGTCTGTACAGGCGATATTTGGTGACTGATCCTGCAGGGAGAACATGGCATGAACAGTGTCGAGGCTCGGACGTTGCGCGAACAAACCCTCGGCTCATGACCCAAATTCGCTCCATTCCCGGCTTACGATACCTTCAGCTCGTTCTGGGAAGGGATAGATGCTGCAGACAAATTCTTGGAATCATGGCtcgcaatggcttcctcaTGCCCAAGTCGATGCATGGAACGCTCCTACGACTCTGGCTGCTAATGGACGTACCTACCTCTGGCCAACGCCAGGCCTTCATGCGCAACAAAGAAATCTGGTCAAACGAGCACATCTACAACGCGCAGATGTTCTTCATGAAGCTTCTCATGGCGTTCAACGATCCCACCTACGGTCCTGGTGGTTTCGAACTCCTCCACCTGATTCTCGGTCAAAAAGGGCTCTACCCCCTGTGGCAGCTGCTCATGCGCAAGAAATTCACCACTCTCTCCGAGATAATCGACCTCCAGGTCCGGTATCAATTCGATGCGCCCCCCGAGTTGGTCGCCAACCCTGACGGCGAGCAGACCACCATCCACGGTGTTCCCCTGCATGAAGTTGGGGTAGGGCACTACGAGGGCTGGGGCCTAGGGGACAACCATCTCCTCCGTCCAGATGAACTCATCCCAATAGAGGGAACGGCACGAACTCTCCATCTAGAGGACCACCTAATGTATATGATGATGTGGGGGTATTGCGACACCCTAACCGGAGAGAATATCGTCCCCACGGAGGAGGAACTGTATATCTCTGATGAGGAGAATACACTCAAGCACATGGATACTTCGTATCACTGGAGGAAAAAGCACGCACTGAAGAAGAAATTCTTCCACCTGTCAGAggaggagaaagagaagaTTCtagatgacgacgaagacgatcGCCTGCGAGCGCTGGCTTGGACGGGAGAAGTGTCTGAATATGACTGCGATGGAGAAAACCAGCTCTACACGCTCGACGAGGAAATTGACCGTGGTTTCATAGTTCGTCCTCCTCGCAACGATGGCAACAAGGTCCGTGTGCCAAAGAAGAACGACAAGCAAGGCTGGGAGGAATTCGTCAACGCGGCATTGACGACGGTAGTTCCTGAAATCAGCGGCGATCAGGAGCTCAGAGCACAAGCCTGGCATAATTATCATAAGGAGCATACGGACggggactgggactgggagGCGTGGTTGGATCAGGAGCAGGCTGATAAAGCGAGGCCCAGAGATGACAGCGAGGAAGCAGAGACAATTGTGCTggaggacgaagaaatgCATGACGATGAGAGTGTAGACGAGTATGAGACTGAGGATGGAGGTGCGTATGATGATGAGCAAGGGGATCCCTTGCTGCGTGAGCTGAGTGCGTATctcaatggccatggtgtcGAGCCTAGTGAGTCGTTGAAAAGACTACTTGGTAATTATGCTTAG